The genomic interval GCATATGATCATCGAATATTATGCACTTCTGAGGCATTTACTTCCTTATCAAGTCTATGCAGCAATGCAGCGCTGGTGATTGCAATTCTGTAATTGGTCAATTAATAATAGGACTAATCATTGCAGCTGCTTGTGTCCTGTTTCGTAACAGCTGTTTTGCAAGGCCTTGATGATTACATCTTTTCATTCCTGCTGTCCCGATAGCTTTTCTCTCAATTAACAAAGGAGGAACAATGGGTACGTAATAGGATTAGTCAGAGATATCATTTCTTTGCCTCAATACCTTGGTCAGTCGCATGAGTTATGGGGTGCACATGTTTTCGATTTTTTTGAAATGGGGATTTTCACTAAGTCATTGACACACTCTAGCATGTTACATTCCAACAGCTATTGGATTCGAAAAAGTACCACTTGGggacccgaggaccgagtttgggaaacgctggcctGAAGATCAAATACCACTACGATGTGCTCACAAGTTGGCAGTAGCCGCGTTTAACCACTAGATGGCCTCCGTGCTCCACGGTAAAGTTTTCCCCTCTGCACGAGTCTCAGCAGCACTGCAATATGGGACTTTCAAAGTCTGCTGGCATGCTATGTTGTTCTTAGCTACGTAGTGACCATTTTTGCGACTCTTTGCCCTATGACATTACTATCACTCATTACTGCAGGTGTAttttcccctcctttgtaaaAACCTTTCACTCTTCTACTCtaggcatacatacatacatgtggTCACATCACTCTCTCTTTAGCAGATCATATCGCAGCTACAATTACGCAAAGGCAAACGTGCAATACGTCGCTTTTCTTTcgatgtcacctttatttaactagtcacgtcagttaagaaccaactcttatttgcaatcacggccggttgtgatacagcctggaatcgaaccacggTCTGTAGTGACTCGAGAGCAGGGAACGCGACGTGTTAGTCAACAACATACATGGTGGGAAATGGAACAAGTGTGCCTTTTTGACGGAAATATGGAGGTGTTTGGGGGATTTTGGAGATCAGGTCATCGTTTATGCGCATGTCTTGAAATGTGAAGCGTGTATTTGTAGATGAATCACAGAATAGGTTAGGGGAAAAAGTAACTGTACGTCACATTTGACTGCTCTTAAATCATATTCACTTGCACATTTTCTGCTGCTTTGTCTCCTGCAGATATGGAACACAACGTTATGTGAATGTATGTTTCTCAAGTGTCAAATGAGGGAAAAAACGTGGCCGATTCTGTCACCAATGTTGGATGAGggctgtactgaactgtgcctATAGCATGTCACAAATCACTCCAACGGGAAATAGGCCTTGGCAAATGTCCTTTTCAGCACCACGGAGCTCCGCTATTACCTGTCTCGTGAGTGCTGGATACAGCAACGCATGCGCAGAGATGTCCTGTCTGCTTCCTGATTTGCCCAAAGGTTCGCCTCCACTTTTTGCCTGTGCCATGCGTCTGACTATAGTACATTATCCCTTTGGATTGATGCCTTTGCATTCAACGGGTAATGTCGTTTTCCCACCTCTTTTGACCTGCGTTCTTTTGTATTCGCCGGGTGCTTTATAGGCCTATCACTTTAGCTGTGTGATTTCGGCATTTAACTGGCAGCCTGTATTTAGGGCCTTTACTGGGTCTTCTTATCATTTGTTTCGATTCCGGAGCAAATCTTCTTGCGCGTAGGTGATTTTGCTACACTTTTGCTACACTCTACATCGGTGCACTCAACATTGACATACATTCGAAACAAAGCACACATGAAGACTACATCTCACTTCAGAAGTCGACTTCTAATCTATGCACTTCTGAGGCATTTACTTCCTTATCAAGTCTATGCAGCAATGCAGCGCTGGTGATTGCAATTATGGAATTGGTCAACTAATAATAGGACTAATCATTGCAGCTGCTTGTGTCCTGTTTCGTAACAGCTGTTTTGCAAGCCCTTGATGATTACATCTTTTCATTCCTGCTGTCCCGATAGCTTTTCTCTTAAGGGATCACTGATGTAGTCTAAAGGAGGAACAATGGGTATGTAATAGGATTAGTCAGAGATATCATTGTTGGGTCAATACCTTAGTCAGTCGCATGAATTATGGGGTGCacatgtttttgtgttttttttcaaCGGTCACATGGCACAGCAAAGAGGGAATGGGGTTTTTCACTAAGTCATTGACACACTCTAGCATGTTACATTCCAACAGCTATTGGATTCGAAAAAGTACCACTtggggaccgagtttgggaaacgctggcctGAAGATCAAATACCACTACGATGTTGGCACTTGCCGCGTTTAACCACTAGATGGCCTCCGTGCTCCACGGTAAAGTTTTCCCCTCTGCACGAGTCTCTCAGCAGCACTGCAATACGGGACTTTCATCAAAGTCTGGTGGCATGCTAATGTTTTTCGTAGCTACGTAGTGACCAATTTTGCCACTCTTTGCCCTATGTCATTACTGCTAGTGTAttttcccctcctttgtaaaaccttttgactctaggcatacatacatacatcacTCTCTTTAGCAGATCATATCGCAGCTACAATTACGCAAAGTAACACGTGCAATACGTCGCTTTTCTTTCGATGTTAAGAACCAGCGCTTATTTGCactcacggccggctgtgatacagcctggaatcgaaccacggTCTGTACGTCGACAACATACATGGTGGGAAATGGAACAATTGTGCCTTTTTGACGAAAATATGGaggtggctcttaaaagagcctttgggggATTTTGGAGATCAGGTCATCGTTTAAGCGCGCTCTCCGCGAATACGACGGGCCAGCTGGATGTCCTTGGGCATGATGGTCACCCTCTTGGCGTGGATGGCGCACAGGTTGGTGTCCTCGAACAGGCCGACCAGGTAAGCCTCGCTAGCCTCCTGCAGGGCCATCACGGCGGAACTCTGGAAGCGCAGGTCGGTCTTGAAGTCCTGGGCAATTTCTCTCACCAGGCGCTGGAAGGGCAGTTTACGGATCAGCAGCTCAGTGGACTTCTGGTAACGACGGATCTCTCGCAGAGCCACGGTGCCGGGCCTGTAACGGTGAGGTTTCTTCACGCCGCCGGTGGCCGGGGCGCTCTTGCGCGCAGCCTTGGTGGCGAGCTGCTTCCTGGGTGCTTTACCACCGGTGGATTTGCGAGCGGTTTGCTTGGTTCTGGCCATGGCGCTAGCTAGATTCCTTCTTTCACAGTCGGAGTATAGCCTCCAAATGCCTATGTGAAGTTTATAAA from Salvelinus alpinus chromosome 2, SLU_Salpinus.1, whole genome shotgun sequence carries:
- the LOC139568160 gene encoding histone H3-like, giving the protein MGAGGGLRNGPIRVVRRRCPISRRRCRLYKLHIGIWRLYSDCERRNLASAMARTKQTARKSTGGKAPRKQLATKAARKSAPATGGVKKPHRYRPGTVALREIRRYQKSTELLIRKLPFQRLVREIAQDFKTDLRFQSSAVMALQEASEAYLVGLFEDTNLCAIHAKRVTIMPKDIQLARRIRGERA